GCCTGCTGGGTGACTGCGAACAGGCCGTTTCGGAAGGGTACCGGCTGCTGATCTTCAGTGACGAGGGCATCAGTCCGGATACCCTGCCAGTGCCGATGCCCCTGATCATATCGGCGGTACATAACCACCTGATCAAGCAGCGGGTCCGCAGCAAGGTGTCCCTCATATGTCGGGCGGGGGACTTGGTAGAAGACCATCATGTAGCGGTCCTGATATCGTTGGGCGCCAGCGCCATTTATCCGTATATGGCCTACCGCCTCATCAGGCAGTATTACGATGAGGATGACTGGGCGGCCTATTTGGGACGCTACCGCTATTCCCTGGAAGAGGGCCTGATCAAGATCATGGCGAAATCCGGTATATCCACAATCAGCAGCTACCATGGCGGTATGTTGTTGCATGTTATGGGACTATCAGCGGGAATCCTGGACAGGTATTTCCCATCGCTATCAAGCCCGATTGGGGGGATCGGGCTGGAACAACTCCAGACCGATCTGGCCCGCAGGACCCTGGAGGCCTTTGGGGGCAGCCTGCAGCGGCTCGCCGACCACGGGAGGTTCCAATACCGCAAAAAGGGCGAGAAGCATGGTTTCGCGCCGGACGTGTTCAAGTCGATCGGACGGCAGGCTGCGGATTCACAAGTTGATGGGCAGCCACCCCCGGCGGCGCCGGTCTACCTGCGCCATTTTTTCGATTTCAAGGCTACCGATCCCGTCCCCGCCGATCAGGTCGAGGGAGTGGAGGGTATCCTGAAGCGCTTTGGCTCCGGGGCCATGTCGCTGGGTGCCGTATCTGAGGAGGTGCACCGTACCCTGGCAACGGCCCTGCACCGCGTTGGCGCCCGCAGCAATACCGGTGAAGGGGGAGAACAGGCCGACAGGTACGCACTTTCCAACCCTGACAAGTCCGTTAACAGCTTTGTAAAGCAGATCGCCAGCGCCCGATTCGGGGTAACAACCGCCTACCTCTCTGCCGCCAGGGAGATTCAGATTAAGATCGCACAGGGCGCCAAACCTGGAGAGGGCGGCCAATTGCCGGGGCGTAAGGTGACGATGACCATTGCCAGCGTCAGGAATTCTACGCTGGGAGTTCCGCTGATTTCACCACCGCCGCACCATGATATCTACAGCATTGAAGACATCGCTCAGCTCATTTACGATCTGAAGCAGGTCAACCCCCGTGCGGCTGTCTCGGTCAAATTGGTCTCCCAGCCAGGTGTGGGGACCATTGCGGCCGGCGTCGTGAAAGCGGGAGCCGACATCGTGCTAGTGGCCGGAGGCGATGGAGGCACCGGCGCAAGCCCGCTTGGTTCCATTAAGCATACTGGCCTGCCGTGGGAGTTGGGTCTGGCCGAGGTGCACCAGACACTAACGGCGAATGGCCTGCGTTCCCGTTGCACCCTGCGCGTGGATGGTGGTCTCAAGAATGGCCGGGACGTCGTGATGGCGGCTACCCTGGGCGCCGAGGAATTCGATTTCGGGTCCGCTTTGCTGGTCTCCCTCGGCTGCATCATGGCGCGGCAATGCCACCTGAATACCTGTCCGACCGGCATAGCGACACAGGATGAGACGCTGCGCAAGCGGTTCAAGGCCGGACCGGAGCAAGCCGTCAATTACCTCACGGCGGTTGCAAACCAGGTGCGGGCATTGTTGGCTGAGATCGGGGCCTACGGCCTGGGAAGTATCATCGGCCGGACCGATATACTGACGCTGAAGCGCGAGCATGCCGGCTACGCCCGGGAGCGAGGGCTGAACTTCGACACTATCTTGAATCCCGCCGCCAGCGAGGGGCTGCCGTTGCCCACCGCCGCAAAATACCGGCCGGAGCATGTGCGGGCAGAGCAACACCTGGACCACGGCATCATCGCCGAGATCAGACCCCGGCTTCTGACACACGACCATGTTGTCGTGCGGCGGGATGTATGCAACCAGGATAGGGCCGTGGGCACCCGGCTCGCCGGTGAACTGGCATTCCTGTTCGGCGAGATGGGCTTTCACGGCAACATCCAAATGAGACTGCGTGGGATCGCAGGCCAGAGTTTTGGCGCCTTCCTGACCACAGGGATTGAGCTCCGGCTGCGAGGGGCTGCGAACGACTATGTCGCCAAGGGCATGAGTGGCGGCATGATAACGATCCGGTTCGAGAAACAGGTTCGCGAGCAGCATGCCACCCAGACCATCATCGGGAATGTTGCCCTGTACGGCGCCACCGGGGGGACTCTGCTGGTGGCCGGTGCGGCCGGGGAGCGGTTCGCCGTTAGAAATAGCGGCGCCCTCGCCATTGTCGAGGGTGCAGGTAACCACTGCTGCGAATATATGACCCGGGGGACCGTCGTCATACTTGGCCGCATCGGGCTCAATTTTGGCGCCGGCATGTCAGGTGGTGCGGCCTATGTCTACTGCACCGATCCAGGGCAACTGGATAATCTGAACCGGGAGTATGTGCGGGACACCGAGCCTACTGCAAACGACCTCATCCTGGTGCTCAGGGTGCTTCGCGAACATCTATTCCATACTGGCTCAGAGGTCGCCAAGAATATCATCGGCAACTGGGAGGAGGCGCAGGGGGAGTTCGTCAAAATAGTTCCCCTCGCCCTGGATAGGCTAGATTATGAAAAAATCTATGACCATCATGTTGAGGTTCGGTTTAGTGAGCTGCTTAACGAATAACGCCTTAGGACGCCTCCTCAGCGCGTTTCCCGCCTGTAGCCGCACCTTAGAGCCAGCTCCGCCAGCGCTACGGGTTCCCTCAGTTCCTATGGCAACAGCGGATCATACTCAACCCAGCAAGATCGTGCTGCCGAAGTAGGGAAAAGCCCGCTTTTCAGGCCTGATTTGACCTTCCTTCCAGATATGTAGCGGATACGCATTTACCCCTTCCGATTACTTGGCACGGGAGCCTATGTTCCGTGCAGCAGCTCAATTACCATTTTTGGAGCCAGGTTTTCTAGTACGGAGAGTTTGTCGTTCGAGACGGTGGGTTGCACCGGCTCTATCCTGCCCCTTGCAGAGAAAGGCGGTGGAGAAACCAGCTTCGATTAGTGCCCTAAGATCGAGACCAGCGCACGAAATAGATCTTGGTTGTTATGGGTAACCATTTCTTCCTTCATGATCTTTAGAGCTTCAAATGCGGGTAGTGACTTCTTATAGGGGCGCTGCGAGGTGAGCGCTTCGTACACGTCTACGATAGAGCACAGACGCGCGAAGTAGTGGATTTCATCACCCTTGAGACCCAGTGGATAGCCCTTGCCATCGGCCCGCTCGTGGTGCTGGAGGACGATCACCTTGGACTCCTTACTTAACTGTTTCGCCTGCTGCAGCATTTCATAGCCGAAGGCGGGGTGCAGGTGCATCTGCCGCCACTCTTCAACCGTGAGGCTCCCCTTTTTATCAAATATGGAGCTGGCAACCTCGCATTTGCCCAAATCATGAAGGAAGCAACCTGCCCCAAGCTCCTGCATAGACCCGGCAGTCACCCCGCGTGTCCCCTTGAAAATTTCCTTGGCCAGTAGAACGCTCAATACGCCCACATTGACGGAGTGGGTGTAGGTATAGTAGTCTGTTGCCAGTACCTTCATCAGCGTGCGGTTAGCTTCGCCTTCAGCAAGAAGATGATTAACCACGACCGCAATGATCATCTTGCTTTTTTTTATGTTGGGAACCGTGGGATGCTCCAGCAGATTGCTCATCATATCGATCGAGTTGGTGTAAACGACCTCGGCTTTCTCAATGGGCTCCAGCTGTTCATCGTCCATTTCCTGCCGCAAACCATTCAGGATCAACTCCATAGGATCAGGCTCTACAGGCACTGAACTGCCGTTTCCAGCTTGCTTCTTCGCAAGTGAATCGGCGACAATCCGACTTTTCTCGGTATCAACGCTCACTTGCTTTATGCCGCTGGCGGCCAGCTTCTTGATCTGAGCCTGGGACCTGATAATAAACTTGGATTTCGGGAACGGATGACGCAACCAGCCCCCGGAAAGATTGACATACATGCCAACCTTCAGCTTCTCGACGGGGATATTTTTGATCATAACAGGTCTTCGCTACAGTGATGGCTTGAGCTTACCCTAGAGCCCACAAAGACACAAGGATAGCCTTGGATACTTGAGGTTTCATGGGTGCGAATCGTGCTCGATGTAGGGCTAATAATGATCATCCATCCTGGCGGCCTCCACATTGCCCAATTGGTTGCACATAACTACACCCGATCCCATCCGTACGCCCGCTTGCTGCCTGTCCCGAGAGGATAGCGATTTGAGATATGCAGTTTCCTCGGTAAAATGTGGTTGTTTAGAGTTGTTTGGGAACCTGGCCTGATTCTCGACTGAAATAGCACGAAACATAAAATGCCAAGGAGAAACGAGCCTCCGGTCAGCAAATTAAGCGGTCGGGGCGGCGAGATTTGAACACTCGACCCGGCTCGCCGGACTCGCCGTAGACGGCTACGTCGAGACTAGGTGGCTACGGCCTCCCCGTGGCCGGTACGGCCAGGGCCGAGGCCCTGTTCCCAAAGCAGGAAGCCTACAACACT
This genomic stretch from Candidatus Neomarinimicrobiota bacterium harbors:
- the gltB gene encoding glutamate synthase large subunit, whose product is MSTSVATRFPLYDARREHDACGTGFIAEISGTPSRRVVTLALQAATRLAHRGARGADDETGDGGGIMTDIPRALFARFAEESCSYHVGENDTLAVGMIFTTRKSRQALLGAFRKHADKARFKFLGARDVPINRKALGKQAQATCPLIIQVFLIVPPGTERPVESELFLLRKAVESEFSRIKDTFICSLSSRIIVYKGLIKAENLDRFYPDLIEPDYLAKVALFHERFSTNTLPNWHMAQPFRMLAHNGEINTIKSNRLWMQAREREMQSQFWGSDLETLKPIVTDEGSDSFSLDNVLEFLMRSGRGMFRSLMMMLPEPYRKHPNMDPALRDFYVYHENLMEAWDGPAALVVTDGNFVGAKMDRNGLRPLRYTVTKDGLVVMASEAGVVDVTPENLVFHHHMMAGELFSLALDGRGFMENAAIKTEVSSRAPYTRLIADSVQIIARRADRDEFDELAEPHTGPGPATLAALGWSGEDLDRYLMPMGKSGREPLGSMGDDTPPAIISRMPRRFYDYFKHAFAQVTNPPIDPIRERSVTSLRQYLGGEGNLLGTKPTVGESLRVESPVLSPRELALLASPDTGFRARTFSSLMASGDRIEPWLEGLLGDCEQAVSEGYRLLIFSDEGISPDTLPVPMPLIISAVHNHLIKQRVRSKVSLICRAGDLVEDHHVAVLISLGASAIYPYMAYRLIRQYYDEDDWAAYLGRYRYSLEEGLIKIMAKSGISTISSYHGGMLLHVMGLSAGILDRYFPSLSSPIGGIGLEQLQTDLARRTLEAFGGSLQRLADHGRFQYRKKGEKHGFAPDVFKSIGRQAADSQVDGQPPPAAPVYLRHFFDFKATDPVPADQVEGVEGILKRFGSGAMSLGAVSEEVHRTLATALHRVGARSNTGEGGEQADRYALSNPDKSVNSFVKQIASARFGVTTAYLSAAREIQIKIAQGAKPGEGGQLPGRKVTMTIASVRNSTLGVPLISPPPHHDIYSIEDIAQLIYDLKQVNPRAAVSVKLVSQPGVGTIAAGVVKAGADIVLVAGGDGGTGASPLGSIKHTGLPWELGLAEVHQTLTANGLRSRCTLRVDGGLKNGRDVVMAATLGAEEFDFGSALLVSLGCIMARQCHLNTCPTGIATQDETLRKRFKAGPEQAVNYLTAVANQVRALLAEIGAYGLGSIIGRTDILTLKREHAGYARERGLNFDTILNPAASEGLPLPTAAKYRPEHVRAEQHLDHGIIAEIRPRLLTHDHVVVRRDVCNQDRAVGTRLAGELAFLFGEMGFHGNIQMRLRGIAGQSFGAFLTTGIELRLRGAANDYVAKGMSGGMITIRFEKQVREQHATQTIIGNVALYGATGGTLLVAGAAGERFAVRNSGALAIVEGAGNHCCEYMTRGTVVILGRIGLNFGAGMSGGAAYVYCTDPGQLDNLNREYVRDTEPTANDLILVLRVLREHLFHTGSEVAKNIIGNWEEAQGEFVKIVPLALDRLDYEKIYDHHVEVRFSELLNE
- a CDS encoding HD-GYP domain-containing protein; amino-acid sequence: MIKNIPVEKLKVGMYVNLSGGWLRHPFPKSKFIIRSQAQIKKLAASGIKQVSVDTEKSRIVADSLAKKQAGNGSSVPVEPDPMELILNGLRQEMDDEQLEPIEKAEVVYTNSIDMMSNLLEHPTVPNIKKSKMIIAVVVNHLLAEGEANRTLMKVLATDYYTYTHSVNVGVLSVLLAKEIFKGTRGVTAGSMQELGAGCFLHDLGKCEVASSIFDKKGSLTVEEWRQMHLHPAFGYEMLQQAKQLSKESKVIVLQHHERADGKGYPLGLKGDEIHYFARLCSIVDVYEALTSQRPYKKSLPAFEALKIMKEEMVTHNNQDLFRALVSILGH